The Euphorbia lathyris chromosome 2, ddEupLath1.1, whole genome shotgun sequence genome includes a window with the following:
- the LOC136219210 gene encoding DNA-dependent metalloprotease WSS1, with product MNLGDLNKVWEVKALKRKPEEEKAKKMLDQIAKQVQPIMRKRKWRVKVLSEFCPKNPALLGVNVARGVHVKLRLRRANRDWDFIPYDQVLDTMLHELCHNVHGPHNANFYKLWDELRKECEELLSKGITGTGEGFDMQGKRLGGFSRQPPLSSLHKTALVAAEKRAKLGSMLPSGPKKLGGDSTIMGALSPIQAAAMAAERRFRDEIWCASQSVDISEDGESSTDIAEDFIDMAQSTGYSIQNKGQKRSYEQNSKTTFLPFHGRPESKTVDLSTDVSTSRSTFDDETKRIKRNCNSEKNSSSGSSFVDLTGEPSLLSMPHHDTGELAMWECGACTLLNPPLAPICDMCCTEKPKDASSKYKMWACKFCTLDNSVKLDKCSACNQWRYSNGPPVSTPAPNLGT from the exons ATGAATTTGGGCGATCTAAACAAAGTATGGGAGGTCAAAGCCCTGAAGAGAAAACCGGAAGAAGAAAAGGCGAAGAAGATGCTAGACCAAATAGCCAAACAGGTGCAACCCATTATGCGTAAACGCAAATGGCGTGTCAAGGTCCTTTCTGAATTCTG TCCGAAAAATCCAGCTCTTCTGGGGGTGAATGTAGCACGTGGAGTGCATGTTAAACTGAGGCTGCGTAGGGCAAACAGAGATTGGGATTTCATCCCATATGATCAGGTTTTAGATACCATGCTCCATGAACTGTGCCATAACGTTCATGGTCCTCATAATGCCAATTTCTACAAGCTTTGGGATGAGTTAAGAAAG GAATGTGAGGAACTGCTTTCCAAGGGAATAACTGGTACAGGTGAGGGGTTTGATATGCAGGGGAAGCGTTTGGGTGGGTTTTCCCGCCAACCTCCTTTGTCATCTCTTCATAAAACTGCCTTGGTTGCTGCTGAAAAGAGAGCAAAATTGGGATCCATGCTACCATCTGGACCCAAGAAACTTGGTGGTGATAGCACCATTATGGGTGCACTCAGTCCAATACAGGCTGCAGCAATGGCTGCTGAAAGACGATTCAGGGATGAGATATGGTGTGCTTCTCAATCTGTTGACATTTCTGAGGATGGAGAAAGTAGTACTGATATAGCTGAAGACTTTATCGATATGGCACAATCTACTGGATACTCAATACAAAATAAAGGTCAGAAGAGAAGTTATGAACAAAATAGTAAAACAACTTTTCTACCATTTCATGGTCGTCCAGAGTCCAAGACTGTAGATTTATCGACAGATGTTTCAACTTCTAGGTCAACTTTTGATGATGAAACCAAGCGTATAAAGAGAAATTgtaactcggagaagaattcgTCTTCAGGTTCTAGTTTTGTGGATTTAACTGGTGAACCATCTCTTTTGTCTATGCCTCATCATGACACAGGGGAACTTGCAATGTGGGAATGTGGAGCATGTACATTATTAAATCCA CCACTAGCCCCAATTTGTGATATGTGTTGCACAGAAAAGCCTAAAGATGCAAGTTCCAAGTACAAAATGTGGGCGTGCAAATTCTGTACTTTAGATAACAGTGTGAAGTTGGACAAATGCTCAGCTTGTAACCAATGGAGATATTCAAATGGTCCGCCAGTGTCAACTCCTGCTCCCAATCTTGGTACTTGA